The Lacticaseibacillus pabuli region CAGTGGGGAACATGATGAGGGACAGCTTGCCGTTGCGTAGCGTCTTGACTGGCGTCTTAATGGCACTGGGACCCGGGTGCGCACGGTCGACGGGGAAAGCATTGGCATGAACTAGAATCCAGCGTATGATTGGATTACGAAATGTTTCCGTTTTGGCCATGAAACTAAATTGGCGCGGGGATGCGGCGAGCGCAAACATGATGGGATCCCACCACGTGCGGTGCGGCCCGACGAGCACGTAAGTCCCGTCAGGAATAGCTTCCTTATTTTCGACGTGGAAATTGCCGTTGATAATCCAGAGGAAAGCACGGATTAGGCCACGCATAATTGAATAGAACATAGACAGACCTCGTTTCGCTTAGTAACTGTGCAGATTATAGCACATAACATGCGATACATATGTAAAGGAGTAGATGGACACATGCAATTAAATCCCGGAGAGCGGATTGATCAGCTGCAATCGGCTGGCGTCAAGATTATTCAGAGCCCAGAAGTCTTTGCTTTTTCACTCGATGCGGTCTTGTTAGCTCATTTTGCAGAAGCAACGAAAAAAAGTCGCGTGGCGGATTTGGCTGCCGGCAATGGCGCAGTTGGCCTGTTCCTCGCGGGCCGCACGGGTGCCCACGTCGATATGGTGGAGCTGCAGCCCCGACTCGCTGATATGGCCACGCGGAGTATCGCCTTAAACGAGATGGTGGGCCAGGTCAGCATGGTGAATGCCGACCTGGGAACCGCCTGGAATCATCTGACGAAGGATAGTTATGACGTGGTGACCTGCAACCCGCCATACTTCAAGGTGCGGCCGGGGGATGTTCAGAACCCTAATGAGGCGCTGGCATTAGCGCGCCACGAGCTAACGACTGACTTTGCAACGGTGGCGCGGATTTCGGCGGGGCTTCTCAAAACTGGCGGTAAGGCGTTTTTCGTGCACCGGCCAGATCGCTTACCCGAACTGCTTAGTACGTTAGCCGCCGCTGACTTGGC contains the following coding sequences:
- a CDS encoding tRNA1(Val) (adenine(37)-N6)-methyltransferase gives rise to the protein MQLNPGERIDQLQSAGVKIIQSPEVFAFSLDAVLLAHFAEATKKSRVADLAAGNGAVGLFLAGRTGAHVDMVELQPRLADMATRSIALNEMVGQVSMVNADLGTAWNHLTKDSYDVVTCNPPYFKVRPGDVQNPNEALALARHELTTDFATVARISAGLLKTGGKAFFVHRPDRLPELLSTLAAADLAPKRIRFVHPKVGREANMVLIETRRSGKPDGVRIMSPIFVYNDQGDYNPEVAQLIHD
- a CDS encoding lysophospholipid acyltransferase family protein, which produces MFYSIMRGLIRAFLWIINGNFHVENKEAIPDGTYVLVGPHRTWWDPIMFALAASPRQFSFMAKTETFRNPIIRWILVHANAFPVDRAHPGPSAIKTPVKTLRNGKLSLIMFPTGSRYSSELKGGAVMIAKLAKVPLVPAVYQGPLTFPKLLLRRRITIRFGEPINVGPGRLDEAHINAVNEEMEKAFDVIDHDIDPNFKYIPDEKKYEKEHSQGKV